In the Kitasatospora terrestris genome, one interval contains:
- a CDS encoding sugar porter family MFS transporter — translation MSSSPSPAAAPAAQEHLGHVVFISAAAAMGGFLFGYDSAVINGAVTGIQKHFGVGNGETAFVVAIALLGSAAGAVIAGRLADHLGRVRTMLLAAVLFAISGVGSMFPPNIEVLGFWRVVGGVAIGIASVIAPTYIAEVAPTAYRGRLASFQQLAIVLGITVSQLANWALNQAAGGESTNHLGGVQAWQWMLGVEAVPALVYGLMALAIPESPRYLIADGRDAQAREVLAEVEGPDVDLDARVAEIRAVLDTSHKPRAKDLFGGRFGLLPIVWVGIGASVFQQFVGINVIFYYSSFLWQSVGIDESNSLLISLSTSIINVIGTVVAMALVDRIGRKPLALAGSAGMAAALGVAAWAFSFRQGTGDAATLDDAHATVALVAAHVFVFCFAFSWGVVVWVLLGEMFPNHIRALALSVAASAQWIANWAITVSFPNLSDWNLSATYAIYAGFALLSIPFVAFCIRETKGRALEEMG, via the coding sequence CTGTCCTCCTCACCGTCCCCCGCCGCCGCGCCGGCCGCGCAGGAGCACCTCGGCCACGTCGTCTTCATCTCGGCGGCCGCCGCGATGGGCGGCTTCCTCTTCGGCTACGACAGCGCGGTGATCAACGGCGCGGTGACCGGCATCCAGAAGCACTTCGGGGTCGGCAACGGCGAGACCGCGTTCGTGGTCGCCATCGCGCTGCTCGGCTCGGCGGCCGGCGCGGTGATCGCCGGCCGGCTCGCCGACCACCTCGGCCGGGTGCGGACCATGCTGCTGGCCGCGGTGCTGTTCGCGATCAGCGGCGTCGGCTCGATGTTCCCGCCCAACATCGAGGTGCTCGGCTTCTGGCGGGTGGTCGGCGGCGTCGCGATCGGCATCGCCTCGGTGATCGCCCCCACCTACATCGCCGAGGTCGCCCCGACCGCGTACCGGGGCCGGCTCGCCTCCTTCCAGCAGCTGGCCATCGTGCTCGGCATCACCGTCTCGCAGCTGGCCAACTGGGCGCTCAACCAGGCGGCCGGCGGCGAGTCCACCAACCACCTGGGCGGCGTCCAGGCCTGGCAGTGGATGCTCGGCGTGGAGGCCGTCCCGGCCCTGGTGTACGGCCTGATGGCGCTCGCCATCCCGGAGTCGCCGCGCTACCTGATCGCCGACGGCCGGGACGCGCAGGCCCGCGAGGTGCTGGCCGAGGTCGAGGGCCCCGACGTCGACCTGGACGCCCGGGTCGCCGAGATCCGCGCCGTCCTCGACACCTCGCACAAGCCGCGCGCGAAGGACCTCTTCGGCGGCCGCTTCGGGCTGCTGCCGATCGTCTGGGTGGGCATCGGCGCCTCGGTGTTCCAGCAGTTCGTCGGCATCAACGTGATCTTCTACTACTCGTCCTTCCTGTGGCAGTCGGTCGGCATCGACGAGTCCAACTCGCTGCTGATCAGCCTCTCCACCTCGATCATCAACGTGATCGGCACCGTGGTCGCGATGGCCCTGGTCGACCGGATCGGCCGCAAGCCGCTCGCCCTGGCCGGCTCGGCCGGCATGGCGGCCGCCCTCGGCGTCGCCGCCTGGGCCTTCTCCTTCCGGCAGGGCACCGGCGACGCCGCCACCCTCGACGACGCCCACGCCACCGTCGCGCTGGTCGCCGCGCACGTCTTCGTCTTCTGCTTCGCCTTCTCCTGGGGCGTGGTGGTCTGGGTGCTGCTCGGCGAGATGTTCCCCAACCACATCCGGGCGCTCGCCCTGTCCGTCGCCGCCTCCGCCCAGTGGATCGCCAACTGGGCGATCACCGTCAGCTTCCCCAACCTCTCGGACTGGAACCTCTCCGCCACCTACGCGATCTACGCGGGCTTCGCGCTCCTGTCCATCCCCTTTGTGGCGTTCTGCATCAGGGAGACCAAGGGTCGCGCCCTGGAAGAGATGGGCTGA
- a CDS encoding dienelactone hydrolase family protein, with amino-acid sequence MGTRRQNVTFPSNGQTAHGYLALPPKGLGPGVLVVQEWWGLTRHIADLTDRLAAEGFVALAPDLYGGTTTHDPAEASKLKAELPAERAARDLAGAVDFLLDHPQTVGDAIGATGFCMGGGLALRLAAQQGDRIAAVVPFYGLPDDPDFDYRGLTAHVLGHFGEDDASLPAATVDEAAIRIGEATDRRPEIHFYPAGHAFMNDEKQPSTYDPLQADTAWRRTLAFLWAHLG; translated from the coding sequence ATGGGCACCCGCCGCCAGAACGTCACCTTCCCCAGCAACGGGCAGACCGCGCACGGCTACCTCGCCCTGCCGCCCAAGGGCCTCGGACCGGGCGTCCTGGTCGTCCAGGAGTGGTGGGGCCTCACCCGCCACATCGCCGACCTCACCGACCGCCTCGCCGCCGAGGGCTTCGTCGCCCTCGCCCCCGACCTGTACGGCGGCACCACCACCCACGACCCGGCCGAGGCGAGCAAGCTCAAGGCCGAGCTGCCCGCCGAGCGGGCCGCCCGCGACCTCGCCGGGGCCGTCGACTTCCTCCTCGACCACCCGCAGACCGTCGGCGACGCGATCGGCGCCACCGGGTTCTGCATGGGCGGCGGCCTCGCCCTGCGCCTGGCCGCCCAGCAGGGCGACCGGATCGCCGCGGTCGTCCCCTTCTACGGCCTGCCCGACGACCCCGACTTCGACTACCGCGGCCTGACCGCCCACGTCCTCGGCCACTTCGGCGAGGACGACGCCTCGCTGCCCGCCGCCACCGTCGACGAGGCCGCCATCCGCATCGGCGAGGCCACCGACCGCCGGCCCGAGATCCACTTCTACCCCGCCGGCCACGCCTTCATGAACGACGAGAAGCAGCCCTCCACCTACGACCCCCTCCAGGCCGACACCGCCTGGCGCCGCACCCTCGCCTTCCTCTGGGCCCACCTCGGCTGA
- a CDS encoding phosphorothioated DNA-binding restriction endonuclease encodes MDWVDRVAKLRQWTKNDERAPHKPLLLLYALARFQRDADDDLRYSAVEQDLRRLLDEYGPPRRSSPGYPFHHLTGDGVWEVRTDRGPGSPGSGVLALREGNATGRLVPELRAALVREPSLLGRLVRVLLDANFPPSLHADLCAAVGLDIERAELTAAAAATAARRRDQRMREEVLAAYEFQCAFCGYDGMLGTVPVGLEAAHVRWWSFAGPDEVDNGLCLCALHHKLFDKGVLGLGEDHRIQVSRHFVGRRPASEQQVLALSGRPLSGPRPGAPTVAPRHRAWHARQVFRGGARPVGVG; translated from the coding sequence ATGGACTGGGTCGACCGGGTGGCGAAGCTCCGGCAGTGGACGAAGAACGACGAGCGGGCGCCGCACAAACCGCTGCTGCTGCTCTACGCGCTGGCCCGTTTCCAGCGCGACGCCGACGACGACCTGCGCTACAGCGCCGTCGAGCAGGACCTGCGGCGCCTGCTCGACGAGTACGGGCCGCCGCGCCGCTCCTCCCCCGGCTACCCGTTCCACCACCTCACCGGTGACGGCGTCTGGGAGGTGCGCACCGACCGCGGACCGGGCAGCCCCGGCAGCGGCGTCCTCGCGCTGCGCGAGGGCAACGCCACCGGCCGGCTCGTCCCGGAGCTGCGGGCGGCGCTGGTCCGGGAGCCGTCGCTGCTGGGCCGCCTGGTCCGGGTGCTGCTGGACGCCAACTTCCCACCGTCGTTGCACGCCGACCTCTGCGCGGCGGTCGGCCTGGACATCGAGCGCGCCGAGCTGACCGCCGCCGCGGCGGCCACCGCGGCCCGGCGGCGGGACCAGCGGATGCGCGAGGAGGTGCTGGCCGCCTACGAGTTCCAGTGCGCGTTCTGCGGGTACGACGGGATGCTCGGCACCGTCCCGGTCGGGCTGGAGGCCGCCCACGTCCGCTGGTGGTCGTTCGCGGGGCCGGACGAGGTCGACAACGGCCTGTGCCTGTGCGCGCTGCACCACAAGCTGTTCGACAAGGGGGTGCTGGGCCTCGGCGAGGACCACCGGATCCAGGTGTCCCGGCACTTCGTCGGCCGCCGTCCGGCGAGCGAGCAGCAGGTGCTGGCGCTGTCCGGCCGCCCGCTGAGCGGGCCGCGGCCGGGCGCGCCGACCGTCGCGCCGCGGCACCGGGCGTGGCACGCCCGCCAGGTGTTCCGCGGCGGCGCCCGGCCGGTCGGCGTGGGGTAA
- a CDS encoding MFS transporter, with translation MSEQRTQRFPWAGRNYRIQTAATVVSGLGNAAAPIATAFAVLGQGGGAAEVGYVTAARSVPLVLFLLLGGALADRLPRHRVMVGANAFNALSQAGLAALVLSGQDALWPLMVLSAAGGAGQAFYAPAAEGLILQSVASEHAGKAFSVFKMAVNAAQIGGAALGGALVGLVGPGWVLALDAGCFAVAAALRVLLRVEPADRPSAEHGMVHELRVGWHEFRSRRWLWAVVVQFGLVNACVLAYEAVYGPVVAEQRLGGAGDWGLAMAALSVGMLAGGVLMTRWQPRRLLLAGNNGVFLFALPAVALALTAPVPVIVAAMFLSGVGVTVFSVGWMVTLHQEIPSELVSRISAYDSLGSFALLPLGTALAGPAADALGLTGALWACTAVILALSAAVLAAPEVRRLTRAVPQAPEPTESPVAPAPVPEAESVTSG, from the coding sequence GTGAGCGAGCAGCGTACGCAGCGTTTTCCCTGGGCGGGTCGGAACTACCGGATCCAGACGGCCGCGACGGTGGTGAGCGGGCTGGGCAACGCCGCCGCGCCGATCGCTACGGCGTTCGCGGTGCTGGGGCAGGGCGGCGGCGCGGCCGAGGTCGGGTACGTGACGGCGGCGCGCAGCGTGCCGCTGGTGCTGTTCCTGCTGCTCGGCGGGGCGCTCGCGGACCGGTTGCCGCGCCACCGGGTGATGGTGGGCGCGAACGCGTTCAACGCGCTGTCGCAGGCGGGCCTGGCGGCCCTGGTGCTGAGCGGTCAGGACGCGCTGTGGCCGCTGATGGTGCTGTCCGCGGCGGGTGGCGCCGGGCAGGCGTTCTACGCTCCGGCGGCCGAGGGCCTGATCCTGCAGTCGGTGGCGTCCGAGCACGCGGGCAAGGCGTTCTCGGTGTTCAAGATGGCGGTGAACGCCGCGCAGATCGGCGGCGCGGCGCTGGGCGGCGCGCTGGTGGGCCTGGTCGGTCCGGGCTGGGTGCTGGCGCTGGACGCGGGCTGCTTCGCGGTGGCCGCGGCGCTGCGCGTCCTGCTGCGGGTGGAGCCCGCCGACCGGCCGTCGGCCGAGCACGGCATGGTGCACGAACTGCGGGTCGGCTGGCACGAGTTCCGCTCCCGCCGCTGGCTGTGGGCCGTGGTGGTGCAGTTCGGCCTGGTGAACGCGTGCGTGCTCGCGTACGAGGCGGTGTACGGCCCGGTGGTGGCCGAGCAGCGGCTCGGCGGCGCCGGGGACTGGGGTCTGGCGATGGCGGCGCTGAGCGTCGGCATGCTGGCGGGCGGGGTGCTGATGACCCGCTGGCAGCCGCGCCGGCTGCTGCTGGCGGGCAACAACGGGGTGTTCCTGTTCGCGCTGCCGGCGGTCGCGCTGGCGCTGACCGCGCCGGTCCCGGTGATCGTCGCCGCGATGTTCCTGTCGGGCGTGGGGGTGACGGTCTTCTCGGTGGGCTGGATGGTGACCCTGCACCAGGAGATCCCGTCCGAGCTGGTGTCGCGGATCTCCGCGTACGACTCGCTGGGGTCGTTCGCGCTGCTGCCGCTGGGCACCGCGCTGGCCGGCCCGGCGGCCGACGCGCTCGGTCTGACCGGCGCGCTGTGGGCGTGCACCGCGGTGATCCTCGCCCTCTCGGCGGCGGTGCTGGCGGCGCCCGAGGTGCGGCGCCTGACCCGTGCCGTCCCCCAGGCCCCGGAGCCCACGGAGTCCCCCGTCGCACCGGCCCCCGTACCGGAAGCGGAATCCGTCACTTCCGGGTGA
- a CDS encoding HAD domain-containing protein, which produces MPKPLLFLDIDGVLNPVCPHPDADFDSHSLLGYTVLLSGRHGDWLRELADGYELVWATTWEEQANAHVAPLLGLPQLPVVRFTGYVPQPGDPRVPLMELFSARKWAPILRYAAGRPFAWVDDCIPPRLVRNSLLRRDRLLLPVDPGQGLLRWHVDRLLGRPPAAGRLRRVG; this is translated from the coding sequence ATGCCCAAACCACTGCTGTTCCTCGACATCGACGGAGTGCTGAACCCGGTCTGTCCGCATCCGGATGCCGACTTCGACAGCCACAGCCTGCTCGGCTACACCGTCCTGCTCTCCGGCCGGCACGGCGACTGGCTGCGCGAACTCGCCGACGGCTACGAGCTGGTGTGGGCGACCACCTGGGAGGAGCAGGCGAACGCGCACGTCGCCCCGCTGCTCGGCCTGCCGCAGCTGCCGGTGGTCCGCTTCACCGGGTACGTGCCGCAGCCCGGCGATCCGCGGGTGCCGCTGATGGAGCTGTTCTCGGCCCGCAAGTGGGCGCCGATCCTGCGGTACGCCGCCGGGCGGCCGTTCGCCTGGGTGGACGACTGCATCCCGCCGCGGCTGGTGCGCAACTCGCTGCTGCGCCGCGACCGGCTGCTGCTGCCGGTCGACCCGGGGCAGGGGTTGCTCAGGTGGCACGTCGACCGGCTGCTGGGCCGTCCGCCCGCCGCGGGCCGCTTGCGCCGGGTGGGCTGA
- a CDS encoding PhzF family phenazine biosynthesis protein — translation MRLRIIDAFTDRPFAGNPAAVCLLDGPEWPQERWLRRVAAEMNLPETAFARPTGGPGAWALRWFTPTEEVDLCGHATLATVHALRGDGLLDGTDGQVRFATRSGELRARTEPDGSITLDFPANGAVAAQPPAGLAEALGRPVTEAYAVPGLGELLVVLASEHAVRALAPDLGALALLPLRGVVVTARADDPAGGGYDFVSRNFAPSVGIPEDPVTGSSHTALAPFWAERLGRTELTGYQASVRGGLVACRLLGDRVLLSGHAVTVLDGTLHSTP, via the coding sequence ATGCGCCTCCGGATCATCGACGCTTTCACCGACCGCCCGTTCGCCGGCAACCCGGCCGCCGTCTGCCTGCTGGACGGGCCCGAGTGGCCGCAGGAGCGCTGGCTGCGCCGGGTCGCGGCGGAGATGAACCTGCCGGAGACCGCCTTCGCCCGCCCGACCGGCGGGCCGGGCGCGTGGGCGCTGCGCTGGTTCACCCCCACCGAGGAGGTGGACCTGTGCGGCCACGCCACCCTGGCCACGGTGCACGCGCTGCGCGGCGACGGCCTGCTCGACGGGACGGACGGGCAGGTGCGGTTCGCCACCCGGAGCGGCGAACTGCGGGCCCGGACCGAGCCGGACGGTTCGATCACCCTGGACTTCCCGGCCAACGGCGCGGTCGCGGCACAGCCGCCGGCGGGCCTGGCCGAGGCGCTGGGCCGGCCGGTCACCGAGGCGTACGCGGTCCCCGGGCTCGGCGAGCTGCTGGTGGTGCTGGCGAGCGAGCACGCGGTGCGGGCGCTCGCCCCGGACCTGGGCGCGCTCGCGCTGCTGCCGCTGCGGGGCGTGGTGGTCACCGCCCGGGCGGACGACCCGGCGGGCGGCGGCTACGACTTCGTGTCGCGCAACTTCGCCCCGTCGGTCGGCATCCCGGAGGATCCGGTGACCGGCAGCTCGCACACCGCGCTCGCCCCGTTCTGGGCGGAGCGCCTGGGCCGCACCGAGCTGACCGGCTACCAGGCGTCGGTCCGCGGCGGCCTGGTGGCGTGCCGGCTGCTCGGCGACCGCGTCCTGCTCTCCGGCCACGCGGTCACCGTGCTGGACGGCACGCTGCACAGCACGCCGTAG
- a CDS encoding type II CAAX endopeptidase family protein, with protein sequence MTTASTEASARPLTRRLLGAELLIVLGLSLGASGVAALISFAGSLTEPLALGKQVASLNASRAPGRPWLDLAWQLYYIGRGLMPVVLVGYLLIREGSSLRNALGFDLTRKLSDLGRGALVAAGIGGSGLLLYLAAQAGGANLTVAPSGLPEVWWRIPVLLLSAWQNAVLEEVVVLGYLLRRLQQLGWGWPAALIASSVLRGSYHLYQGVGGLVGNMVMGAVFCLLYRRWGRVMPLVAAHGLIDTVAFVGYALLAGHVSWLPTP encoded by the coding sequence GTGACGACCGCTTCGACCGAGGCCTCCGCCCGCCCGCTGACCCGTCGGCTGCTGGGCGCCGAACTGCTGATCGTCCTCGGACTGTCGCTCGGCGCCAGCGGCGTCGCCGCGCTGATCAGCTTCGCCGGATCGCTCACCGAACCGCTCGCCCTCGGCAAGCAGGTCGCCAGCCTCAACGCCTCCCGGGCCCCCGGCCGGCCCTGGCTGGACCTCGCCTGGCAGCTGTACTACATCGGCCGCGGCCTGATGCCGGTGGTGCTGGTCGGCTACCTGCTGATCCGCGAGGGCAGCTCGCTCAGGAACGCACTCGGCTTCGACCTGACCCGCAAGCTCTCCGACCTCGGCCGCGGCGCGCTGGTCGCCGCCGGGATCGGCGGCTCCGGGCTGCTGCTCTACCTGGCCGCGCAGGCCGGCGGCGCCAACCTGACCGTCGCCCCCTCCGGCCTGCCCGAGGTGTGGTGGCGGATCCCGGTGCTGCTGCTCTCCGCCTGGCAGAACGCGGTGCTGGAGGAGGTGGTGGTCCTCGGCTACCTGCTGCGGCGGCTCCAGCAGCTCGGCTGGGGCTGGCCCGCCGCGCTGATCGCCAGCTCGGTGCTGCGCGGCTCGTACCACCTGTACCAGGGCGTCGGCGGGCTGGTCGGCAACATGGTGATGGGCGCGGTCTTCTGCCTGCTCTACCGGCGCTGGGGGCGGGTGATGCCGCTGGTCGCCGCGCACGGGCTGATCGACACCGTCGCCTTCGTCGGGTACGCGCTGCTGGCCGGCCACGTCAGCTGGCTGCCCACGCCCTGA
- a CDS encoding glutamate--cysteine ligase: MGEKVVATRAELSDRQLYRRKLQLCLDVLERMLREERFDRPKAMIGLEIELNLADEQGMPVLGNAQVLGSIASSDFQTELGQFNIEVNIAPRRLGGHVLEELREEIDTCLRYADRKAAEVGARIVMVGILPTLDLDHTGIDAMSRNDRYTLLSDQILAARGEDIALDIQGVEHLAVESVSMVAEAAATSLQLHLQVTPERFASVWNAAQAICGVQLALGANAPFLFGRELWRETRPVLFQQACDTRSAELKAQGVRPITWFGERWVDSAHDLFAENLKYFPALLPICDDEDPAKVYASGGVPRLGEMRLHNGTIYRWNRPVYDVADGVPHLRVENRCLPAGPTVADTLANAAFYYGLVRVLAEQPRPIWTRLPFEKADENFQAGARYGIDAVQYWPRGGRGGRGQLTPVAATELVLHDLLPLAHQGLDEWGVEPADRDRYLGIIEQRCLRRTNGAAWQAATVHRLRENYGMDPQAAIAAMTRRYAEYMRTGEPVHTWPVG, encoded by the coding sequence GTGGGCGAGAAGGTCGTCGCGACCCGGGCGGAGCTGTCCGACCGGCAGCTCTACCGCCGCAAGCTGCAGCTGTGCCTGGACGTGCTGGAGCGGATGCTGCGCGAGGAACGGTTCGACCGCCCGAAGGCGATGATCGGACTGGAGATCGAGCTCAACCTCGCCGATGAGCAGGGTATGCCCGTGCTCGGCAACGCGCAGGTGCTGGGCTCGATCGCCTCGTCGGACTTCCAGACCGAACTGGGCCAGTTCAACATCGAGGTCAACATCGCGCCGCGCCGGCTCGGCGGGCACGTCCTGGAGGAGCTGCGGGAGGAGATCGACACCTGCCTGCGCTACGCCGACCGCAAGGCCGCCGAGGTCGGCGCGCGGATCGTCATGGTGGGCATCCTGCCGACCCTGGACCTGGACCACACCGGGATCGACGCGATGAGCCGCAACGACCGGTACACCCTGCTCAGCGACCAGATCCTGGCCGCCCGCGGGGAGGACATCGCGCTCGACATCCAGGGCGTGGAGCACCTGGCGGTGGAGTCGGTGTCGATGGTCGCCGAGGCCGCCGCGACCTCCCTGCAACTGCACCTGCAGGTCACCCCCGAGCGCTTCGCCTCGGTGTGGAACGCCGCCCAGGCGATCTGCGGCGTGCAGCTGGCGCTCGGCGCCAACGCACCCTTCCTGTTCGGGCGGGAGCTCTGGCGCGAAACGCGCCCCGTGCTCTTCCAGCAAGCCTGTGACACCCGTTCGGCGGAGCTCAAGGCGCAGGGCGTGCGCCCCATCACCTGGTTCGGGGAGCGCTGGGTCGACTCCGCGCACGATCTGTTCGCGGAGAACCTCAAGTACTTCCCGGCGCTGCTGCCGATCTGCGACGACGAGGACCCGGCGAAGGTCTACGCCTCCGGCGGCGTCCCGCGGCTCGGCGAGATGCGGCTGCACAACGGCACCATCTACCGGTGGAACCGCCCGGTGTACGACGTCGCCGACGGCGTCCCGCACCTGCGGGTGGAGAACCGCTGCCTGCCGGCCGGCCCGACGGTCGCCGACACCCTCGCCAACGCCGCCTTCTACTACGGGCTGGTCCGGGTGCTGGCCGAGCAGCCCCGGCCGATCTGGACCAGGCTGCCCTTCGAGAAGGCCGACGAGAACTTCCAGGCCGGCGCCCGGTACGGCATCGACGCCGTCCAGTACTGGCCGCGCGGCGGGCGGGGCGGGCGCGGCCAGCTCACCCCGGTCGCCGCCACCGAGCTGGTGCTGCACGACCTGCTGCCGCTCGCCCACCAGGGCCTGGACGAGTGGGGCGTGGAGCCCGCCGACCGCGACCGCTACCTCGGCATCATCGAGCAGCGCTGCCTGCGCCGCACCAACGGCGCCGCCTGGCAGGCCGCCACCGTGCACCGGTTGCGGGAGAACTACGGGATGGACCCGCAGGCCGCGATCGCCGCGATGACCCGCCGCTACGCCGAGTACATGCGCACCGGGGAGCCGGTGCACACCTGGCCGGTGGGGTGA
- a CDS encoding DUF5999 family protein codes for MCQHRPECPSAESPDREAAAVAASHPDQGWSLLCNGVLIFEDTGELLPDGSVIAPRRPLALA; via the coding sequence ATGTGCCAGCACCGACCCGAGTGTCCTTCGGCGGAGTCCCCCGACCGTGAGGCGGCCGCCGTGGCCGCCTCCCACCCCGACCAGGGGTGGAGCCTGCTCTGCAACGGCGTCCTGATCTTCGAGGACACCGGCGAGCTGCTGCCCGACGGCAGCGTCATCGCGCCTCGACGACCGCTCGCCCTGGCGTAG